GATGAGCCagtcaaaactaaattaaactgagaatatgtggcaagacttgaaaattgctcATTTCCATCCAATCTTACTGTGATTGAGCTGTTTTACAAAGAACAATGAGCAAAAATTTTGGGATCTAAACCTGAAAAGGTGGGGTAAAATTGCAGTAAACTGTGGTTCTATAAACTTTTGACTCCAGGGTCTAAATAGTAATACACAGAACATTTGTCAGATCTGTAATTGTAAACACATTTCAGCCCATTTCATAATTATCCCACACCTTATTTTGGtgtagtttgtggttgtgaaacgtgacaaaatgtgaagaagttcaaATGATGCAAGGCTTGGTATAGACTAAAGAAAAGagcattaataatttttttattatgtctgcAAATTATACTGATGATGGCTTAGAATACCATCACaatataaagtttaaaatgatctTTAAACAATTTTCAACAAGGTGAAATAGAAATGAGGTTTACggtttttgttctgtgtttgtaaCTTTGTCTTCAGTCTTTAGAAAGCACAGCAGAGCAGCTGAGGTTACGCTCCATGGACTTCCTACAGGACCATGACATTGAGCTGCTCACAGAAAAAGAGGTGAGGGACTTTGGATTATGAcaatttatctaaaaaaaagaaaagaaactattttatattttaagtttgtttaagCAAAAAGTCTCCAACAATTGTTTTAGGTTGTAGCAGTGGATATTAAGACTCGATCTGTAACGTTTGAAGACGGCTTGAGGATGGAGTACAGGAAACTCTTTATTGCTTCAGGAAGCAagtaagaaaaatgattaattctGTCTGAAACTCTTAATGcctaatttgatttaattgttttaaagacCAAAACCGATGAGCTACAAGGGGAAAGACGTTAGGAATGTTTTCCATCTCCGGACACCTGAGGATGCTAACAGCATAGCGAGGCTTGCCAACAACAAGAACGCCGTGATTGTGGGAACATCTTTTGTTGGTGAGACAAAAACTCATATTTAACCATTTCAACAAAGTTCTTAGATTCAGGGGAAGGTtttataataacattttagtacaaaatcttattttctttacCTTCTTATTGACTATAGAGTTTTAATTACCATCCCTTCTCCAAAACAGGTTGCACCCTACGATAGTCTGATTTTGCACAATATTTGCCTGTAGCACAAACCTTTTTCatgctcaattaaaggaaattcaaataaaaaatgtatgtataatGTTCAAAACAGCtcagcattgtttttttatgcttatgATGATACAACATGCCCAAAGCTCAAAAATAGGCTAAAACAGcctgataaaaaaatgtaaaagtattcaaaaagATAATAGGTAATAAGTAAGTCACTTCATTGGACACTTCCAGTTGGTGTCattacttaaatatatttttaaaaagccaagataaaaaAGCTGAGTGAGAAAAACCCATCACTGACATTgctcctttttaaaatatatttattattaatagattgttgctgttttgtgtgCACAAAAGTGTAGGTCTTGAAGAATTATAGTCTTTCTTTTCATCtaagtatgttgtttttaataactcttttgtatttttatttgtttgtaaatttgACCTTACACACACAGCACAGtatattattcttatttttctgtttttatgttccTACCTTAGTGTGAATCGGCTGAGGAGAGATGATGATTTTAGCTTGTTTTGGGCATCTTGCAGTCACTGAGTCGACTGTCAACTCATCTGTAAAATCTGGATGagatcaaaatatattaatgtacAAGAAtaacccagtcaaagtccaggcttGAATCCAAAGGCAGacttgaaaaattattttcacaaacacCATCCATCCAGTCTGTCTGAGCTTGAGCAATTTTACAAATTAGAATCTGCAACAATTTCAAAGTTGGCAAATCCATCATATATCCACACTAGAGCTAAGTCTGGTTAATCAAAGTATTTACTCCTGGGAGCcgaatacaaatgcaaattcacttttcatgtttttattaatttaaaaaatgttgaaacccATGTATCTTTTTCTTCTACATCACAAGTAGGCTCTACTTTGAGTTGTTCTATAAAAAAACCTTAAGGTTGAAAAATACCAACTTAAAGTTGTTGTTTATAGGTTTATGACTTTGTCCACATTTTGTTTAAGGCGACAAAACGGATCAGTAGAGTGTGTAGTTTTGCTAGGCAGTGTAATTATTGTGCCCAGGGAATAAAACAGTGTGGTGGGACTCACAAGCAGCCGGTTTATGCTGGAGAGTGACTGGCGCTTTAAATTATGACAACGTTACTATTATTGGTTTATATGCAAAGTTAGAAAGATATATAAAAGTCGGacagcagggggcagtgtgGTGCTTTCACAGATGCTGCAGCGGGAACACCTAAGTCCTCCCGGTCATGCTGGGAGTTATTTAGCACCAGACTAAACAATATTGAAGACTAAATACGGCCCTGTatagaaaaatgcttttttatgcacaaatatataaaaaaaaaacacactgattGTGAGGCTTTCTCTTTGCCTCTAAATTCTCAAAGACCTTCCTCAAATAAAAGAATAGCTCCCATGAGTTTGCAGATATAATACAGAAAGCTTGTTGAAAGGATACACCTGCAGACGTCAGAGGGTGCAGAGGAGTAAGCAGTTCTCAATGTTCACTGTTTTAAGGTTGCAGCTGTTCTAATAAATGGAGAGGGATTTGCTTagacagattaaaataaatgcatgaaagCATTTTCCACCTTAATGCcttgtgttttgttgtgctgGCAGGTATGGAGGTGGCTGCAGCTCTGACTGACAAGGCCCACTCAGTGTCTGTCATCGGGATCGAGCCGGTCCCCTTCAAAACAGCTCTCGGGGAGAAAGTAGGGAAAGCCATAATGAAGGTAAAGGCTCCCTCCTGGGAATTTAAGCCCTTTGTGAACATGAAGCCCATCCACTGCACCATCATCAGTATTCTCCCCGAGAATATGCTGCTGGTTAAAATGCAAATCCCATtagttgtttctgctgctggtcAATACTGCACCAGAAATTGGAGCAGCGATTGATCATTGAAAAGAAATGGAGGCTGCTGTAAAGTGTCCATGTTGTGGTTTCAGTGTAACTCTGAAGTGTCTTCAtctctgcagctgtttgagACAAACAGGGTGAAGTTCTACATGCTGAACGAAGTGTCGGAGATGATTGGTCAACATGGACAGGTATTCAGAAAGTGAGAGAAATAGCAGGACATACTGCTCAGTCTCCTCCTCTGTAGAATATGAAAACCTTAAAATCTCAAGTATTTATTCATGTAACATGAAATAACATGTTACATGTTATCTATGTAACATGAAATAATTAAGTAAACACAAGTGCAGCAGTTACTTTTAACATCAAAATGAACCATTTTTCCCCTGTTTCACAGCTGAAGGAAGTTGTTCTGAAGAGTGGGAAAGTCCTGCGGGCAGATGTGTGCGTCATCGGAGCAGGTAGTAAATGtactttctctcttttctcctgcCAGCCTCCTTCATGTTAAGCCTATTGACATGTCTGCTTCTGCAGGGAGTGTTCCTGCAACAGGGTTTTTGAAACAGAGCGGCATCCACTTGGACTCAAAGGGCTTCATCACCGTGAACAAGGTGTGCTGCAATCCTCTGTGGTCTGAGTAAAAAGTCTACTTttgttgtggggtttttttcactaAAGTTTATCTCTGCTCTAGATGATGCAGACAAACGTTGACGGGGTGTTTGCTGGAGGAGACGTGGTCACGTTTCCTTTCCCACCTCGCAACAACAAGAAGGTGAACATCCCTCACTGGCAGATGGCTCATGTGCACGGTGAGCGGGTCAAAGCTCGATTCAGACTTGGGAAGCTGTGAAAGACGTgtgtaagatttattttatttctttcattgtcGCCGACAGGCAGGGTGGCAGCTCTCGGCATGATGGGCAGACTCTCTGAGTTCAAAACTGTGCCTTACTTCTGGTCGGCTATGTTTGGGAAGACCATTCGCTATGCAGGTGGGGGAGGGCGCCGTGGAGGATATTCCCTGACCTGGagtattttgaagaaaaatataacttcTAATGAGATTTCAAAGTTTGTTAAaggggaaaattaaaaaaagatagaCATTGGTGTCTTAACAGCTAGGTGTGAAACTGACTTActcttttttagattttagatattttcatttcacaatttgaTTATTTCTTGTCATTTCTTCTACTTGACttagatgaaagaaaacaattattaatccacatttatattttctgaataaGGAGGTGTATTAAAAGtgaattaaatcacatttttaacatttctgctgtacaaaacaaacaaactaattcATATCAATTTGTACTGAATCTAGTTAAGTCTAAATCAGTCTTATTAATTGTAATGTAAGTCAATTGGTCAGATTCACTTCAATACAGACCAGTTTAACCTAAAATCTAATACAGTCCAATCATCTGTCCTCCTGAGagtattttttcttccaaaatacATACAGTGCCTTTAGGAACATCCTccctgaaaaagaaacacatcatagctattaagataaaaaatttaaaccaaaaaccaacattttgtGTGTCCTTTTCCATGTTTTGAGGTTATGGTGATGGATTTGATGATGTCATCATACAAGGAGATCTGGATGAATTAcgatttgttgctttttatacAAGGTaactgttgcatttttaaactgtaaactaactaagatatttggactgTTTTACAATTGTTCATTTGCTCTGTTCCCATCTGAAGGAGCGAGGAGGTGGTTGCTGTCGCCAGCATGAACTATGACCCCATCGTATCTCGGGTGGCAGAGGTCTTGGGATCCGGAAAGACAATTAAAAAGCGAGACGTGGAGTAAGTCTCCGTTTGGGATTTTATACTCATTGCCGTTGGaggttatatttttaaagtcttggAAAAAATTTAGTGGGTGTTTGAGTTtgggacttaaaaaaaaaagttctaaatgtaaaacatgaaaacataattagCTAATAAAAGCTGTGGTAGGTTTAGGTTTACATTA
The genomic region above belongs to Xiphophorus maculatus strain JP 163 A chromosome 12, X_maculatus-5.0-male, whole genome shotgun sequence and contains:
- the aifm3 gene encoding apoptosis-inducing factor 3 isoform X1; protein product: MGGCFSKPKAVEVKVELSLLEKEKEVDGLSPNGKASPFADCRLNGALAHSSDEDSMLLPLNHNSRDYVEASVCHVKDLENGQMREVDLGCGRALLIKQHGEFSAMAHKCPHYGAPLVKGVLSKGHVRCPWHGACFSTATGDIEDFPGLDSLPTFQVRVEKDKVIIRANKQALQSQKRLKPMSRCSAVINSNTGFSHVLIIGSGPASLVCAETLRQEGFTDRIVMCTMDRHPPYDRPKLSKSLESTAEQLRLRSMDFLQDHDIELLTEKEVVAVDIKTRSVTFEDGLRMEYRKLFIASGSKPKPMSYKGKDVRNVFHLRTPEDANSIARLANNKNAVIVGTSFVGMEVAAALTDKAHSVSVIGIEPVPFKTALGEKVGKAIMKLFETNRVKFYMLNEVSEMIGQHGQLKEVVLKSGKVLRADVCVIGAGSVPATGFLKQSGIHLDSKGFITVNKMMQTNVDGVFAGGDVVTFPFPPRNNKKVNIPHWQMAHVHGRVAALGMMGRLSEFKTVPYFWSAMFGKTIRYAGYGDGFDDVIIQGDLDELRFVAFYTRSEEVVAVASMNYDPIVSRVAEVLGSGKTIKKRDVETGDISWLIDKGSH
- the aifm3 gene encoding apoptosis-inducing factor 3 isoform X2, producing the protein MGGCFSKPKAVEVKVELSLLEKEKEVDGLSPNGKASPFADCRLNGALAHSSDEDSMLLPLNHNSRDYVEASVCHVKDLENGQMREVDLGCGRALLIKQHGEFSAMAHKCPHYGAPLVKGVLSKGHVRCPWHGACFSTATGDIEDFPGLDSLPTFQVRVEKDKVIIRANKQALQSQKRLKPMSRCSAVINSNTGFSHVLIIGSGPASLVCAETLRQEGFTDRIVMCTMDRHPPYDRPKLSKSLESTAEQLRLRSMDFLQDHDIELLTEKEVVAVDIKTRSVTFEDGLRMEYRKLFIASGSKPKPMSYKGKDVRNVFHLRTPEDANSIARLANNKNAVIVGTSFVGMEVAAALTDKAHSVSVIGIEPVPFKTALGEKVGKAIMKLFETNRVKFYMLNEVSEMIGQHGQLKEVVLKSGKVLRADVCVIGAGSVPATGFLKQSGIHLDSKGFITVNKMMQTNVDGVFAGGDVVTFPFPPRNNKKAGWQLSA